The following proteins are co-located in the Deinococcus metallilatus genome:
- a CDS encoding helix-turn-helix transcriptional regulator — protein sequence MLGAMQQGHAELQARVVLAQNMRLLRAERSLSQEALADLAGLHRTYIGAIERGERNLSIDNVERIAIALGVHITRLFQETQTPEQKP from the coding sequence ATGCTGGGGGCCATGCAGCAGGGCCACGCCGAACTCCAGGCCCGCGTGGTGCTCGCCCAGAACATGCGCCTTCTCCGTGCCGAACGGAGCCTTTCCCAGGAAGCGTTGGCCGACCTCGCGGGGCTGCACCGCACGTACATCGGGGCCATTGAGCGGGGTGAGCGCAACCTGTCCATTGACAACGTGGAGCGCATCGCCATCGCCCTCGGTGTCCACATCACGAGACTGTTTCAAGAAACGCAGACGCCGGAGCAGAAGCCTTAG
- a CDS encoding GntR family transcriptional regulator: MAKYPLIKTTLKDRLLGGHYPEGLPLPSEPQLAREFEVSRMTARRAIDELEREGYVYRVQGAGTFPTGKRFRQGVFRVRPFREWARHPDHRTAVLRAMQIEATPEIAHVLQLQPGDPVIFIHRLRTAGDEALVIEKRYINAALVPTLLEHNLGLESIHEVMVGLGVPLSRVEQNLEAVNLRQEEADLLRVPLGTASFLLRRTTYSGTRRVSYVNYWVRGDRYAFQDSFEP, from the coding sequence ATGGCGAAGTACCCGCTCATCAAAACCACGCTGAAAGACCGTCTGCTGGGCGGACACTACCCGGAGGGGCTGCCCCTCCCCAGCGAACCGCAACTGGCGCGCGAATTCGAGGTCTCGCGCATGACCGCCCGGCGGGCCATCGACGAACTGGAACGCGAGGGCTACGTCTACCGCGTGCAGGGCGCGGGCACCTTTCCCACCGGCAAGCGCTTCCGGCAGGGCGTGTTCCGGGTGCGGCCCTTCCGGGAATGGGCGCGGCACCCCGATCACCGCACGGCGGTGCTGCGCGCCATGCAGATCGAGGCGACCCCCGAGATCGCGCACGTCTTGCAGCTTCAGCCGGGCGACCCGGTGATCTTCATCCACCGCCTGCGGACGGCGGGCGACGAGGCACTGGTGATCGAGAAACGCTACATCAACGCGGCGCTGGTGCCGACCCTGCTCGAACACAACCTCGGCCTGGAGAGCATCCACGAGGTGATGGTCGGTCTGGGCGTGCCGCTGTCGCGCGTGGAGCAGAATCTGGAAGCGGTCAATCTGCGCCAGGAGGAAGCCGACCTGCTGCGTGTGCCCCTGGGCACCGCGTCCTTCCTGCTGCGCCGCACCACCTACAGCGGCACCCGGCGGGTGTCCTACGTGAACTACTGGGTGCGCGGCGACCGCTACGCCTTTCAGGACAGCTTCGAGCCGTGA
- a CDS encoding catalase, producing the protein MSDQNNTPEQHTHGTAGTAALGVGSATDTRFAEGEQVQTLTTRQGHPVTNNQNLRTVGNRGPTTLENYHFIEKISHFDRERIPERVVHARGAGAHGVFEAYGTVGDEPVSKYTRAKLFQEKGKQTPVFVRFSTVGHGGHSPETLRDPRGFAVKFYTEDGNWDLVGNNLKVFFIRDAIKFPDLIHSQKPDPVTNRQSGERIFDFICNSPEAMHMVTLLFSPWGIPANYRQMQGSGVNTYKWVNDRGEAVLVKYHWEPVQGIRNLTQPEAEAIQAKNFNHATQDLYEAIERGDYPQWELFVQIMPDGENPELDFDPLDDTKIWPREQFPWLPVGRMTLNRNPENYFAEVEQAAFGTGVLVDGLDFSDDKMLQGRTFAYSDTQRYRVGPNYLQLPINAPKKHVATNQRDGQMTYEVDTAPGQNPHVNYEPSSLNGLREAPRTYPDYTPWVEGKLVRESIDRTNNFGQAGEQYRAFEDWERDDLINNLVANLKDAAQVIQDKMIDLFTQCDADYGRRVREGLAQARQSAGAGKEEAVKQAEERSREAQPY; encoded by the coding sequence ATGAGCGACCAGAACAACACTCCTGAACAGCACACCCACGGCACTGCCGGAACCGCCGCCCTAGGCGTGGGCAGCGCCACCGATACCCGCTTTGCCGAAGGTGAGCAGGTCCAGACCCTGACCACCCGCCAGGGCCACCCGGTCACCAACAACCAGAACCTGCGGACCGTGGGGAACCGCGGCCCGACCACCCTGGAGAACTACCACTTCATCGAGAAGATCAGCCACTTTGACCGCGAGCGCATCCCCGAGCGGGTGGTGCATGCGCGCGGGGCGGGGGCACACGGCGTCTTCGAGGCCTACGGCACGGTGGGAGACGAGCCGGTCAGCAAGTACACCCGCGCCAAGCTCTTTCAGGAGAAGGGCAAGCAAACGCCGGTCTTCGTGCGCTTCTCGACAGTGGGCCACGGCGGGCACTCGCCCGAGACGCTGCGTGACCCCCGCGGCTTCGCGGTGAAGTTCTACACCGAGGACGGCAACTGGGACCTGGTCGGCAACAACCTCAAGGTGTTCTTCATTCGCGACGCGATCAAGTTCCCCGACCTGATCCACTCGCAGAAGCCCGATCCGGTCACCAACCGCCAGAGCGGCGAGCGCATCTTCGACTTCATCTGCAACTCGCCCGAGGCGATGCACATGGTCACGCTGCTGTTCTCGCCCTGGGGCATCCCGGCCAACTACCGGCAGATGCAGGGGTCGGGCGTGAACACCTACAAGTGGGTGAACGACCGGGGCGAGGCCGTGCTGGTCAAGTACCACTGGGAGCCCGTGCAGGGCATCCGCAACCTCACGCAGCCCGAGGCGGAAGCGATCCAGGCCAAGAACTTCAACCACGCCACCCAGGACCTCTACGAGGCCATCGAGCGCGGCGACTATCCGCAGTGGGAGCTGTTCGTGCAGATCATGCCCGACGGCGAGAACCCCGAACTGGACTTCGATCCGCTGGACGACACCAAGATCTGGCCGCGCGAGCAGTTCCCCTGGCTGCCCGTCGGCAGGATGACCCTCAACCGCAACCCCGAGAACTACTTCGCGGAGGTGGAGCAGGCGGCCTTCGGGACGGGCGTGCTGGTGGACGGGCTGGACTTCAGTGACGACAAGATGCTCCAGGGCCGCACCTTCGCCTACTCCGACACCCAGCGCTACCGCGTCGGCCCCAACTACCTGCAACTGCCGATCAACGCGCCGAAAAAGCACGTGGCGACCAACCAGCGGGACGGCCAGATGACCTACGAGGTCGACACCGCGCCCGGCCAGAACCCCCACGTCAACTACGAGCCGTCCAGCCTGAACGGCCTGCGCGAAGCGCCGCGCACTTACCCCGACTATACCCCCTGGGTGGAGGGCAAGCTGGTGCGCGAGAGCATCGACCGCACCAACAACTTCGGGCAGGCGGGCGAGCAGTACCGCGCCTTCGAGGACTGGGAGCGCGACGACCTGATCAACAATCTGGTGGCGAACCTCAAGGACGCCGCCCAGGTCATCCAGGACAAGATGATCGACCTCTTTACCCAGTGCGACGCCGACTATGGCCGCCGGGTCAGGGAGGGGCTGGCCCAGGCCCGCCAGAGCGCCGGGGCCGGGAAGGAAGAGGCCGTGAAGCAGGCCGAGGAGCGCAGCCGCGAGGCGCAGCCCTACTGA
- the acs gene encoding acetate--CoA ligase: MSDQPATRPAPSDHIDNVLHENRVIAPSEEFAASARVSPEQYQEMYRRSLDDPEGFWGDVAGELVWMKPWERVLDWQEPHAQWFVGGETNIAYNALDRNVERGLGDKTAILWEGEDGEVRTYTYSELLREVNKAANVLTELGVQKGDRVTLYLPLIPEAAIAMLACARIGAVHSVVFAGFSVSALADRINNAQSKLLITADAGYRRGQPVNLKANADEAAQNTPTLEKILVVNRAGTNPPMQPGRDLWWQDLMDAASAEHEAVPVDSEHPLFLLYTSGSTGQPKGVLHTTGGYMVNMYLTTQTVFDLRDDDVYWCTADIGWVTGHSYSVYGPLLNGATVLMYEGAPNHPDWGRFWEIVQKHGVTILYTAPTAIRSFMRQGDEIPAQYDLSSLRLLGSVGEPINPEAWMWYQRVIGGGRCPVVDTWWQTETGAIMLTTLPGAHPSKPGSAGLPMFGVEPAIMTHEGEELGPDEGGLLVIKRPWPSMLRTVYGDDERYRKSYWGEIPHVYFAGDGARRDADGYVTVVGRVDDVLNVSGHRLGTMEIESALVAHPAVAEAAVVGRPDEVKGESVVAFVLPQSGQEVDPGELRAHVAKEIGALARPDAIIIADALPKTRSGKIMRRFLRQIAAGKEIQGDTSTLEDPGVLERLAATEAV, from the coding sequence ATGTCCGACCAGCCCGCGACCCGTCCGGCCCCATCCGACCATATCGACAACGTTCTGCACGAGAACCGCGTGATCGCGCCCAGCGAGGAGTTCGCGGCCAGTGCGCGCGTCTCGCCCGAGCAGTACCAGGAAATGTACCGCCGCAGCCTCGACGACCCCGAGGGCTTCTGGGGCGACGTGGCAGGCGAACTCGTCTGGATGAAGCCCTGGGAGCGGGTGCTGGACTGGCAGGAACCCCACGCCCAGTGGTTCGTGGGCGGCGAGACGAACATCGCCTACAACGCGCTGGACCGCAATGTGGAACGGGGCCTGGGCGACAAGACCGCGATCCTCTGGGAAGGCGAGGACGGCGAGGTCCGCACCTACACCTACTCGGAGCTGCTGCGCGAGGTGAACAAGGCGGCGAACGTGCTCACGGAGCTGGGGGTGCAAAAGGGCGACCGGGTGACCCTCTACCTGCCGCTGATTCCCGAAGCCGCCATCGCCATGCTCGCCTGCGCCCGGATTGGGGCCGTTCACAGCGTCGTCTTCGCGGGCTTTTCGGTCAGCGCCCTGGCCGACCGCATCAACAACGCTCAGAGCAAGCTGCTGATCACCGCCGACGCGGGCTACCGGCGCGGGCAGCCCGTCAACCTCAAGGCCAACGCCGACGAGGCCGCCCAGAACACGCCGACCCTGGAAAAGATCCTGGTGGTCAACCGCGCGGGCACCAATCCGCCGATGCAGCCGGGCCGCGACCTGTGGTGGCAAGACCTGATGGACGCCGCCAGCGCCGAACACGAGGCGGTGCCGGTGGACAGCGAACACCCCCTGTTCCTGCTCTACACCTCGGGCAGCACCGGCCAGCCCAAGGGCGTGCTGCACACGACGGGCGGCTACATGGTGAACATGTACCTCACGACCCAGACGGTCTTCGACCTGCGCGACGATGACGTCTACTGGTGTACTGCCGACATCGGCTGGGTGACCGGGCACAGCTACAGCGTGTACGGTCCGTTGCTGAACGGCGCGACCGTCCTGATGTACGAGGGCGCCCCCAACCACCCCGACTGGGGCCGCTTCTGGGAGATCGTCCAGAAGCATGGGGTCACCATCCTCTACACCGCGCCGACTGCCATCCGTTCCTTTATGCGCCAGGGCGACGAGATTCCCGCGCAGTACGACCTGAGCAGCCTGCGCCTCCTCGGATCGGTGGGCGAGCCGATCAATCCCGAAGCGTGGATGTGGTACCAGCGCGTGATCGGTGGCGGACGCTGCCCGGTGGTGGATACCTGGTGGCAGACCGAGACGGGCGCGATCATGCTGACCACCCTGCCCGGCGCGCACCCCAGCAAGCCCGGCAGCGCGGGCCTCCCGATGTTCGGCGTGGAACCCGCCATCATGACCCATGAGGGTGAGGAACTCGGCCCCGACGAGGGCGGCCTGCTGGTGATCAAGCGGCCCTGGCCCTCGATGCTCCGCACCGTCTATGGCGACGACGAACGCTACCGCAAGAGCTACTGGGGCGAGATTCCCCACGTCTACTTTGCCGGGGACGGCGCCCGCCGCGACGCCGACGGCTACGTGACGGTGGTGGGCCGGGTGGACGACGTGCTGAACGTTTCCGGTCACCGCCTGGGCACGATGGAGATCGAGTCAGCCCTGGTCGCCCATCCCGCTGTCGCGGAAGCCGCCGTGGTGGGCCGCCCCGACGAGGTGAAGGGCGAGAGCGTGGTCGCCTTCGTCCTCCCGCAGAGCGGGCAGGAGGTGGACCCCGGGGAACTGCGCGCGCACGTCGCCAAGGAAATCGGCGCCCTGGCCCGTCCCGACGCCATCATTATCGCGGACGCGCTGCCCAAGACCCGCAGCGGCAAGATCATGCGCCGCTTCCTGCGCCAGATCGCTGCCGGGAAGGAGATTCAGGGGGACACCAGCACCCTGGAAGACCCCGGCGTGCTGGAGCGGCTGGCGGCGACGGAAGCGGTGTGA
- a CDS encoding DUF485 domain-containing protein codes for MTVSRMQSGSPPVRNAAYQRLVAERNRFTVIMTVTFLVLYFLLPILAGYNKPLMATKVFGNVTFGYVFAFAEFAMGWIMAAIYVARARQFDRLAQEAQQ; via the coding sequence ATGACCGTATCCCGTATGCAGTCCGGCTCCCCGCCCGTTCGCAACGCGGCCTATCAACGGCTGGTGGCCGAACGGAACCGCTTTACCGTGATCATGACGGTCACGTTCCTGGTGTTGTACTTCCTGCTGCCCATCCTGGCCGGATACAACAAGCCGCTGATGGCGACGAAGGTGTTCGGCAACGTCACCTTCGGCTACGTGTTCGCCTTCGCGGAATTCGCGATGGGCTGGATCATGGCCGCGATCTATGTGGCCCGCGCCCGGCAGTTTGACCGCCTGGCGCAGGAGGCGCAGCAATGA
- a CDS encoding DNA-methyltransferase — protein MTSIPGAKLPGLQPAYLTARGEAYLGDALDLLGRLEDDSVNLILASPPLPRPKDYGHKPEEEFVAELSKFARLAQRKLRRDGSLVLHLSSAYRRGVPARSLHSFRALLHLCDDLGFYLAQDFYWHNPRRPLWQPEWVNKRKLRVRDGVDTVWWLGKTEWPKANVANVLVEHPTQAALFDLDWRETDWLDMDGEGLIPPNLIRTAVEDPGGPYLEGRRALRLQGDPSRLPAALSEFFIRFLTEPGDEVVNVFDGSNAAGLIAEREERRWLSFEANPEHLAASAFRFLPEKLQPKVRRRAFEEVFARVRNGDTCDLRGYDTFLMQFVALWAEMTDKWDS, from the coding sequence ATGACCTCTATTCCCGGTGCCAAGCTCCCCGGCTTGCAGCCCGCCTATCTCACGGCCAGGGGCGAGGCGTACCTGGGGGACGCTCTCGACCTCCTCGGGCGGCTGGAGGACGACAGCGTCAACCTGATTCTCGCCAGTCCGCCGCTCCCCCGTCCGAAGGACTACGGCCACAAGCCCGAGGAGGAGTTCGTCGCGGAACTCTCCAAGTTCGCCCGCCTGGCGCAGCGGAAGCTACGGCGCGACGGGAGCCTCGTGCTCCACCTGAGTAGTGCTTACCGCCGGGGCGTTCCTGCCCGGAGCCTGCATAGTTTCCGTGCCCTTCTCCACCTCTGCGACGACCTCGGGTTCTACCTCGCCCAGGACTTCTACTGGCACAACCCCAGGCGGCCCCTCTGGCAGCCAGAGTGGGTCAACAAGCGCAAGCTGCGGGTCAGGGACGGCGTGGACACGGTGTGGTGGCTGGGCAAGACCGAGTGGCCGAAGGCCAACGTGGCGAACGTGCTGGTCGAGCACCCCACGCAGGCGGCCCTCTTCGACTTGGACTGGCGGGAAACCGACTGGTTGGACATGGACGGCGAGGGCCTTATCCCGCCGAACCTCATCCGCACGGCGGTCGAAGACCCCGGTGGACCTTACCTCGAAGGCCGCCGTGCCCTGCGACTTCAGGGCGACCCCTCCCGCCTCCCTGCCGCCTTATCGGAGTTCTTCATCCGCTTCCTGACCGAGCCGGGAGACGAGGTGGTGAACGTGTTCGACGGGTCGAACGCGGCGGGCCTCATCGCGGAGCGGGAGGAGCGGCGCTGGCTCTCCTTCGAGGCGAACCCCGAGCACCTGGCGGCCTCCGCCTTCCGCTTCCTGCCGGAGAAGCTGCAACCCAAAGTGCGCCGCCGCGCATTCGAGGAGGTATTCGCCAGGGTCAGGAATGGCGATACCTGCGACCTGCGCGGGTACGACACGTTCCTGATGCAGTTCGTCGCCCTGTGGGCCGAGATGACCGACAAATGGGATTCGTAG
- a CDS encoding aminotransferase class I/II-fold pyridoxal phosphate-dependent enzyme — MWASKRAGAVPGSVFALMDAAKERGRAAGHSIIDLSIGSSDQSPPEGALEALRTATRDPSTYRYPLFSDTRPLREAAAAYLHRRFGLTVDADAEVLTLIGAQEGLAHLLLAVTDPGDTLLLPDPCYPPYLGAAAVAGLRVVTLPLLPERGFLPDLKAVPGDVQPRALLLNYPNNPTSAVADAAFFAEAAAWCRARGTLLIHDHPYAELTFGDYRAPSALEAGLEGVVELHSLSKTHHLGGFRVGFAVGDRYAIAALAQVKGAVDFHPYLGIQRAATIALGLPDEVGRTGAQVFQQRRDALVPALRALGWEAALPKASMYVWARVPGLTDSVAYAVRAAETTGVAVNPGRAFGERGEGFVRFALVQPPEVLVEATRRLAGVQVQEEAQLLTP; from the coding sequence ATGTGGGCTTCAAAACGGGCAGGGGCGGTGCCGGGGAGCGTCTTCGCGCTGATGGACGCCGCGAAGGAGCGAGGTAGAGCAGCAGGCCACAGCATCATCGACCTCAGCATCGGGTCGAGTGACCAGTCGCCCCCGGAAGGGGCGCTGGAGGCACTGCGGACCGCGACCCGTGACCCCAGCACCTACCGTTACCCCCTCTTCAGCGACACGCGCCCGCTGCGGGAGGCTGCCGCCGCCTACCTGCACAGGCGCTTCGGGCTGACGGTGGACGCCGACGCGGAAGTTCTGACCCTCATCGGCGCGCAGGAAGGGCTGGCGCACCTGCTGCTGGCCGTTACCGATCCGGGCGACACGTTGCTACTCCCTGACCCCTGCTATCCGCCCTACCTGGGTGCGGCGGCGGTCGCCGGGCTGCGGGTGGTCACGCTGCCGCTGCTGCCCGAGCGCGGCTTCCTGCCCGACCTGAAGGCGGTCCCGGGCGACGTTCAGCCGCGCGCCCTGCTGCTCAATTACCCCAACAACCCGACCTCGGCGGTGGCAGACGCCGCCTTCTTTGCCGAAGCCGCCGCCTGGTGCCGCGCGCGGGGCACGCTGCTGATCCACGACCATCCCTATGCCGAGCTGACCTTCGGGGACTACCGGGCGCCGAGCGCACTGGAAGCTGGGCTGGAAGGCGTCGTGGAACTGCATTCCCTTTCCAAGACCCATCACCTGGGCGGCTTCCGGGTGGGCTTCGCGGTGGGGGACCGGTACGCCATTGCCGCTCTGGCACAGGTGAAAGGCGCGGTGGATTTTCACCCGTACCTGGGCATTCAGCGCGCGGCGACCATCGCCCTGGGCCTGCCAGACGAGGTGGGGCGGACGGGGGCGCAAGTCTTTCAGCAGCGGCGGGACGCCCTGGTGCCCGCCCTGCGCGCCCTGGGGTGGGAGGCCGCACTCCCCAAGGCGAGCATGTACGTCTGGGCGCGGGTGCCTGGCCTGACGGACAGCGTGGCCTATGCCGTCCGCGCCGCCGAGACGACCGGCGTGGCGGTCAATCCAGGCCGCGCTTTCGGTGAGCGGGGCGAGGGCTTCGTCCGCTTCGCGCTGGTGCAGCCACCTGAGGTGCTGGTGGAGGCCACGCGGCGACTGGCAGGCGTGCAGGTGCAGGAGGAAGCGCAACTCCTCACACCCTGA
- a CDS encoding solute symporter family protein produces the protein MTFLLAALIVAVTLVITFWAGRRNTSASDFYVAGGRISAPQNGIAIAGDYMSAASFLGITGLIALNGYDGFMYSVGWFIAYLTVLFIVAEPLRNLGKYTLADMLVYRLKDQRVRTYAAISTIVISAFYMIAQVVGAGALISLLSGGLLKASVAIPLVGVLMIIYVVVGGMLATTWVQIVKAVLLMLATIVMTLLILGHFGWSFSNLLGAAEAKNGADFLGAGLKYKNPIDLISLSLALVLGTAGLPHILVRFYTVPTAQDARKSVVWAMVLIGAFYVMTAFMGNAANVLVGKAAIETANKAGNMAAPLLAEALFGGKGTFGGELGLAFVTAVAFATILAVVAGLTIAASTSFTHDIYNGVIRKGQATGREEFRVARITTVAVGVVAILLGLLAQTQNVAFLVALAFALAASANLPVILFTLFWRRFNATGAIWGIVGGILTCLVLIALSPNIMGIDPADKTTGRHPIQAAPVFPLENPGIISIPAGFLFAALGTLVGAARRREDADEAFEEMKFRAYTGAGTDGTVAAHD, from the coding sequence ATGACTTTCCTGCTCGCCGCCCTCATCGTGGCCGTCACGCTCGTCATCACCTTCTGGGCCGGGAGGCGCAACACCAGCGCCAGCGACTTCTACGTGGCGGGCGGGCGGATCAGCGCCCCCCAGAACGGGATCGCCATCGCCGGGGACTACATGAGCGCGGCCTCCTTCCTGGGGATCACCGGCCTGATCGCGCTGAACGGCTACGACGGGTTCATGTACTCGGTGGGCTGGTTCATCGCCTACCTGACGGTGCTCTTTATCGTGGCCGAGCCACTGCGGAACCTGGGCAAGTACACGCTGGCGGACATGCTGGTCTACCGCTTGAAAGACCAGCGGGTGCGGACCTACGCGGCGATCAGCACCATCGTGATCAGCGCCTTTTACATGATCGCGCAGGTGGTGGGCGCGGGCGCGCTGATCAGCCTGCTGTCGGGCGGGCTCCTCAAGGCCAGCGTGGCGATTCCGCTCGTCGGCGTGCTGATGATCATCTACGTGGTGGTCGGCGGGATGCTGGCGACCACCTGGGTGCAGATTGTGAAGGCCGTGCTGCTGATGCTCGCCACCATCGTGATGACGCTGCTGATCCTGGGGCACTTCGGCTGGAGCTTCTCCAATCTGCTGGGGGCCGCCGAGGCCAAGAACGGCGCGGACTTCCTGGGTGCGGGCCTGAAGTACAAGAACCCCATCGACCTGATCTCGCTCAGCCTCGCGCTGGTGCTGGGGACGGCGGGTCTGCCGCACATCCTGGTGCGCTTCTACACCGTGCCCACCGCGCAGGACGCCCGCAAGAGCGTGGTGTGGGCGATGGTCCTGATCGGCGCCTTCTACGTGATGACGGCCTTCATGGGCAACGCGGCGAACGTGCTGGTCGGCAAGGCTGCCATCGAGACGGCCAACAAGGCGGGCAACATGGCCGCGCCGCTGCTGGCCGAGGCCCTCTTCGGCGGGAAGGGCACCTTCGGCGGTGAACTCGGTCTGGCCTTCGTGACCGCCGTGGCCTTTGCCACCATCCTGGCCGTCGTCGCGGGCCTGACCATCGCGGCCAGCACCTCCTTCACGCACGACATCTACAACGGCGTGATCCGCAAGGGGCAGGCCACCGGGCGCGAGGAGTTCCGGGTCGCGCGGATCACCACCGTCGCGGTCGGCGTGGTCGCCATCCTGCTGGGCCTGCTGGCGCAGACGCAGAACGTGGCCTTCCTGGTGGCGCTGGCGTTTGCGCTCGCCGCCAGCGCCAACCTCCCGGTGATCCTGTTCACGCTGTTCTGGCGCAGGTTCAACGCGACCGGCGCCATCTGGGGCATCGTGGGGGGCATTCTGACCTGCCTGGTGCTGATCGCCCTCAGCCCCAACATCATGGGCATCGACCCGGCCGACAAGACGACCGGCCGCCACCCCATCCAGGCCGCCCCGGTCTTCCCGCTGGAAAACCCCGGCATCATCTCCATCCCCGCCGGGTTCCTGTTCGCCGCCCTGGGCACGCTGGTGGGCGCCGCCCGCCGCCGCGAGGACGCCGACGAGGCCTTCGAGGAGATGAAGTTCCGCGCCTACACCGGGGCGGGCACGGACGGGACCGTCGCGGCGCACGACTGA
- the moaA gene encoding GTP 3',8-cyclase MoaA, with protein sequence MLLDRLGRPLRDLRISVTDRCNLRCTYCMPASVFGPDYAFLPRAELLTFEEIERLSLAFVDLGVRKLRLTGGEPLLRRDLPDLIARLSRIEGVDDIALTTNGLLLPRLAADLKAAGLKRVTVSLDSLDPEVFGQMNGLNVHPQRVLDGIEAALKAGLGVKVNTVVQRGVNDAGLRELWLALREQAVVRFIEFMDVGNHNGWNLDSVVPSREVLTRLSADGTGAEFQPVNPHYRGEVAARHQDGAGHELGLISSVTAPFCGDCSRARLSAVGVLYTCLFADQGTDLRAPLRAGADDAALRELISGVWQGRRDRYSEERGEVTRERKVEMSHIGG encoded by the coding sequence GTGCTTCTCGACCGGCTGGGCCGTCCCCTGCGTGACCTGCGGATCAGCGTGACCGACCGCTGCAACCTGCGCTGCACGTACTGCATGCCTGCTTCAGTCTTCGGCCCCGACTACGCCTTCCTGCCCCGCGCCGAGCTGCTGACCTTCGAGGAGATCGAGCGGCTGAGCCTTGCGTTCGTGGACCTGGGCGTGCGGAAATTGCGGCTCACGGGGGGCGAACCGCTGTTGCGGCGCGACCTCCCCGACCTGATCGCGCGCCTCAGCCGCATTGAAGGTGTGGATGACATCGCCCTCACCACCAATGGCCTGCTGCTGCCGCGCCTGGCGGCGGACCTGAAGGCGGCGGGGCTGAAGCGCGTGACGGTCAGCCTGGACAGCCTCGATCCGGAGGTGTTCGGGCAGATGAACGGGCTGAACGTTCATCCGCAGCGGGTGCTGGACGGGATCGAGGCGGCGCTGAAGGCCGGGCTGGGCGTGAAGGTGAATACGGTGGTGCAGCGCGGCGTGAACGACGCGGGCCTGCGCGAGCTGTGGCTGGCGCTGCGCGAGCAGGCGGTCGTGCGCTTCATTGAGTTCATGGACGTGGGCAACCACAACGGCTGGAATCTGGATTCGGTGGTGCCCTCGCGCGAGGTGCTGACCCGGCTCAGCGCGGACGGCACGGGTGCGGAGTTCCAGCCCGTGAACCCCCACTACCGGGGCGAGGTCGCCGCCCGTCACCAGGACGGGGCAGGCCACGAGCTCGGCCTGATCAGCAGCGTGACCGCCCCCTTCTGCGGCGACTGCTCCCGCGCCCGGCTCTCGGCGGTCGGCGTGCTGTACACCTGTCTCTTCGCGGACCAGGGCACCGACCTGCGCGCCCCGCTGCGGGCCGGAGCCGACGACGCGGCCTTGCGTGAGCTGATCTCGGGCGTCTGGCAAGGCCGCCGTGACCGTTACAGCGAGGAGCGCGGCGAGGTCACGCGGGAGCGCAAGGTGGAGATGTCGCACATTGGGGGATGA